One window of Methanorbis furvi genomic DNA carries:
- a CDS encoding DEAD/DEAH box helicase family protein, producing the protein MPPASDNQPPKYQDILQTAQAAEKLRSIDTAAAIITCRRALELSLKWLYAHDKTLIPPYQDNLAAYLNTPELRSLLGPDLHKRINYIRILGNTAAHSTTSPEPEQTDLACQNLNVFLDHLAVSYLSDEIPAGQKISSPKPLNLSEYKTRKLYIDTLLMDAGWTRGRDWLEEYELAGMPNKAGLGYADYVLFGDDGKPLAVIEAKKTCKDPAIGRQQAKLYADLLEQKFGIRPIIFLTNGFDTKIWDDAHYPERPVSGIYAKFDLQKEHNKHTQKTSLDQITINENIAGRYYQKEAITAVAETFGRQNRRHALLVMATGSGKTRTVIALVDLLLRSGWIKNILFLADRTSLVTQAKRSFANLLPDLAAANLCEEKNVATARAVFSTYQTMMNAIDDIRDEEGGKLFTCGHFDLIIIDEAHRSIYNKYKDIFTYFDAHLIGLTATPKDEIDKNTYETFRLESGIPTYGYDLAQAVADGYLVDFVSIETKLKFLTDGIIYDELTDEEKEEYEKLFLDENGEIPQAIDSSALNEWIFNADTIKEVLATLFTHGIKIGYGSKIGKTILFAKNHAHAEKIYEIFGREYPNYPPGYVRVIDNYTNYAQSLIDEFSNSEKYPQIAISVDMLDTGIDIPEVVNLVFFKKVLSKAKFWQMIGRGTRLCPGLIDGSDKDKFYIFDFCGNFEFFRVNDHGRETNTIMTVQERIFTLQTEMAYKLQEYEYQTESLRSFRRDLISDLLTKVRELNRDNFAVRQHLRYIDRYREETAWQALTYEDTLKISEEIAPLILPNSDEASAVRFDALLYGLELAWLVSKPYPKARKDLLKKVRAIADISTIPEILAQKELIGKILHTDYVKNAGISELEHIRNKLRDLMKYLPAGSKTIYDTNFSDKILETEWHVSDLTEDYLRTYKEKAIAYLREHQNVPVISKLRTNVPLDSNDITVLENILWKEVGSHEQYKAEYGSKPLGVFVREIVGLDMNAAKEAFSVYLQDARLNQQQIYFLNRIVEYIVKNGMMTDMSVLQGTPFTDKGTVVDLFSGDQGLWNGIRQTIEKINANAQTV; encoded by the coding sequence ATGCCACCAGCATCTGATAATCAACCCCCGAAATACCAAGACATTCTTCAAACAGCTCAGGCCGCCGAAAAACTCCGTTCAATTGACACAGCAGCTGCAATCATCACCTGCCGCAGAGCACTCGAACTCTCTCTTAAGTGGCTGTATGCCCACGATAAAACACTCATACCTCCCTATCAGGACAATCTCGCCGCTTACCTCAACACTCCCGAACTCCGAAGCCTTCTCGGACCCGACCTCCACAAACGCATCAACTACATCCGAATCCTCGGAAACACCGCAGCGCATAGCACCACCAGTCCGGAACCGGAACAAACAGACCTTGCCTGCCAGAATCTCAACGTTTTCCTTGATCACCTCGCTGTCAGTTACCTCTCGGATGAAATCCCTGCCGGACAAAAAATATCATCTCCAAAACCCCTCAACCTCTCAGAATACAAAACCCGAAAACTCTACATCGACACCCTCCTCATGGATGCAGGATGGACACGCGGCCGCGACTGGCTCGAAGAGTACGAACTCGCCGGAATGCCCAACAAAGCAGGCCTAGGTTACGCTGACTATGTCCTCTTTGGAGACGACGGCAAACCCCTCGCAGTAATTGAAGCCAAAAAAACCTGCAAAGACCCAGCGATCGGACGTCAGCAGGCAAAACTCTACGCCGACCTCCTCGAACAAAAATTCGGCATCAGACCAATCATCTTCCTCACCAACGGCTTTGACACCAAAATCTGGGACGACGCTCACTACCCGGAACGTCCGGTCTCCGGCATCTACGCCAAGTTCGACCTCCAGAAAGAACACAACAAACATACCCAGAAAACCTCTCTAGATCAGATCACCATCAACGAAAACATTGCCGGACGATACTATCAAAAAGAAGCAATCACCGCAGTTGCCGAAACATTCGGCAGACAAAACCGCAGACATGCCCTCCTCGTCATGGCTACCGGCAGCGGAAAAACGAGAACAGTCATCGCCTTAGTTGACCTCCTTCTCCGTTCCGGTTGGATCAAAAACATCCTCTTCTTAGCAGACAGAACCAGCCTTGTCACACAGGCAAAACGATCCTTCGCCAACCTCCTCCCCGACCTTGCCGCAGCCAACCTCTGCGAAGAAAAAAATGTCGCAACCGCCCGGGCAGTATTCTCCACCTATCAGACCATGATGAACGCCATCGACGATATTCGGGATGAAGAAGGAGGAAAACTCTTCACCTGCGGCCACTTCGATCTCATCATCATCGACGAAGCCCATCGCAGCATCTACAACAAATACAAAGACATCTTCACCTACTTCGACGCTCATCTAATCGGACTTACCGCAACCCCAAAAGACGAGATTGACAAAAATACCTACGAAACCTTCCGCCTCGAATCAGGCATCCCCACCTATGGCTATGATCTCGCTCAGGCAGTTGCCGACGGCTACCTCGTTGACTTTGTCTCCATCGAAACAAAACTCAAATTTCTTACCGACGGAATCATCTACGATGAACTCACCGACGAAGAAAAAGAAGAGTACGAAAAACTTTTCCTCGATGAAAACGGAGAAATTCCTCAGGCAATCGACAGCTCCGCACTCAACGAATGGATATTTAATGCCGACACCATCAAAGAAGTACTTGCAACACTCTTTACCCACGGCATAAAAATCGGCTATGGAAGTAAAATTGGAAAAACAATTCTTTTCGCCAAAAATCATGCCCATGCCGAAAAGATCTACGAAATCTTTGGAAGAGAGTACCCAAACTATCCGCCCGGCTACGTCCGTGTCATTGACAACTACACCAACTATGCCCAAAGCCTCATCGACGAATTTTCAAATTCCGAAAAGTACCCGCAAATCGCAATCTCCGTTGACATGCTGGATACCGGCATTGATATCCCTGAAGTTGTCAACCTTGTCTTTTTCAAAAAAGTTCTCAGCAAAGCAAAGTTCTGGCAGATGATCGGACGCGGCACACGACTCTGTCCTGGCCTCATCGATGGCTCCGACAAAGACAAATTCTACATCTTTGACTTTTGCGGCAACTTCGAGTTCTTCCGCGTCAATGATCACGGTCGCGAAACCAACACGATCATGACTGTGCAGGAACGCATCTTCACTCTTCAGACTGAGATGGCCTATAAACTTCAGGAGTACGAGTATCAGACAGAATCTCTCCGCAGCTTCCGGCGTGATCTCATCTCTGATCTCCTGACAAAGGTCAGGGAACTTAACCGAGATAACTTCGCCGTCCGTCAGCATCTGCGATACATTGATCGGTATCGGGAAGAAACTGCCTGGCAGGCTCTGACCTACGAAGACACGCTCAAAATCTCTGAGGAGATTGCACCTCTCATCCTTCCCAATAGCGATGAAGCATCAGCCGTACGATTCGATGCTCTATTATATGGTCTCGAACTCGCATGGCTGGTAAGCAAACCCTACCCAAAAGCCAGAAAAGATCTTCTGAAAAAAGTCAGGGCAATTGCCGACATCTCAACCATCCCTGAGATTCTTGCACAAAAAGAATTGATTGGAAAAATTCTCCACACTGACTATGTCAAAAATGCCGGTATCAGTGAACTTGAACATATCCGGAACAAACTCCGTGACCTCATGAAGTACCTTCCGGCAGGATCCAAAACAATCTATGACACAAACTTCAGTGATAAAATCCTGGAGACAGAATGGCATGTATCTGATCTGACCGAGGATTACCTGAGAACCTATAAAGAAAAGGCGATAGCATATCTGCGTGAACATCAGAATGTTCCGGTCATTTCGAAACTAAGAACAAACGTTCCATTAGATAGCAATGACATTACTGTTCTTGAAAATATTCTCTGGAAAGAGGTGGGAAGTCATGAGCAGTACAAAGCAGAATATGGAAGTAAGCCCCTCGGAGTGTTTGTGAGGGAGATTGTTGGCCTTGACATGAACGCGGCTAAAGAGGCATTTTCCGTCTACTTGCAGGATGCCCGTCTCAATCAACAGCAGATATATTTCCTCAACCGGATTGTTGAGTACATCGTCAAAAACGGCATGATGACAGATATGTCAGTCCTTCAGGGAACACCGTTTACTGACAAAGGAACTGTCGTAGATCTTTTCTCAGGGGACCAGGGTCTCTGGAATGGCATTCGGCAGACCATTGAAAAGATCAATGCAAATGCCCAGACCGTATAG
- a CDS encoding nicotinamide-nucleotide adenylyltransferase, translating into MKRGLYVGRFQPYHNGHNAVIDSIAHDVDELIIGIGSAEISHDLRHPFTAGERVLMISRALKNIDIPIYIIPLEDVKRNALWVSHVKSMTPPFDTVYTSNPLVIQLFREAGITVTSPPMYQREMLSGTSIRARMIAGENWDECVPPEVADVIREIHGIDRIRQIAKTD; encoded by the coding sequence ATGAAACGAGGCCTCTACGTTGGAAGATTTCAGCCCTATCACAACGGCCACAACGCCGTGATTGACAGCATCGCCCACGACGTCGACGAACTCATCATCGGAATCGGCAGTGCAGAGATCAGTCACGATCTCCGCCACCCTTTCACCGCAGGCGAACGCGTCCTCATGATCAGTCGCGCCCTCAAAAATATCGACATCCCCATCTACATCATTCCTCTGGAGGACGTCAAGCGAAATGCCCTCTGGGTCTCCCATGTCAAATCCATGACGCCGCCCTTTGACACCGTTTATACCTCAAACCCGCTCGTCATCCAGCTCTTCCGCGAAGCAGGAATAACCGTCACCTCGCCTCCCATGTATCAGAGAGAAATGCTCTCCGGAACATCAATTCGTGCCCGCATGATCGCAGGCGAAAACTGGGACGAATGCGTTCCGCCGGAAGTCGCAGACGTCATCCGGGAAATTCACGGCATTGACCGTATCCGCCAGATCGCCAAAACCGACTGA
- a CDS encoding winged helix-turn-helix domain-containing protein encodes MEEKKSNRHLISQGDQYLEYLMSLEFKKIFDDINQNMSELNLNLQKIQFGFGECFKLWENLVNDVSYSLTKSPYAFHHRLGELNWVLPTKICDIPRDLLDSNTLSDDIVTLYMRDNAKIFNRVVSDIHDRLSTEFQKKVFSESILTFNAKLYHCCCISLSPLIESLLIDQNNVMKTKINKMFQNTYQKVFHIEIADPNALLLLSLRGFIENYSAHKMFSEAEPAHLNRHWLLHGRMTEHLTKYHCLQLFGALWGLTELTHYLEDEAGTVDDVGINVGINERQVLEEISKNPLATAKNISQNAGITDRQVERILSQLKEKGVIRRVGSKKTGHWEVVLEGDLHE; translated from the coding sequence ATGGAGGAGAAGAAATCCAATAGACACCTCATATCACAGGGAGATCAATATTTAGAATATTTAATGTCCCTAGAGTTCAAAAAAATATTTGATGACATTAACCAAAATATGTCAGAATTAAACTTAAATTTACAGAAAATTCAATTTGGGTTCGGCGAATGTTTCAAGCTCTGGGAAAATCTAGTAAATGATGTATCCTATTCACTGACTAAATCACCATATGCATTTCATCATCGTTTGGGAGAATTAAATTGGGTCCTTCCAACAAAAATATGTGATATCCCGCGCGACTTATTAGATTCAAATACATTATCTGATGACATCGTAACACTTTATATGAGAGATAATGCCAAAATATTCAATCGGGTTGTATCCGATATTCATGATAGATTAAGTACTGAATTTCAAAAAAAAGTATTTTCAGAATCAATATTGACCTTTAATGCAAAATTATATCATTGTTGTTGTATATCACTATCTCCATTGATTGAGAGTTTATTGATTGATCAAAACAACGTAATGAAGACCAAGATCAATAAAATGTTTCAAAACACGTATCAGAAAGTCTTTCACATCGAGATTGCCGACCCCAATGCGTTGCTCCTCCTCTCATTGAGAGGATTTATCGAGAACTATTCCGCGCATAAAATGTTTTCAGAAGCTGAACCAGCCCACTTAAACAGACATTGGTTACTTCATGGGAGAATGACAGAACATCTTACGAAATATCATTGTTTACAACTATTTGGGGCATTATGGGGTTTAACAGAATTAACCCATTATCTTGAAGATGAGGCGGGTACTGTGGATGATGTCGGAATAAATGTCGGAATAAATGAGAGGCAGGTGCTTGAGGAAATTTCGAAGAATCCGTTGGCTACAGCAAAAAATATTTCGCAAAATGCAGGGATTACGGACAGACAGGTCGAACGTATTCTGTCACAGCTGAAGGAGAAGGGGGTTATCAGGAGAGTGGGGTCGAAGAAGACCGGGCATTGGGAGGTCGTTTTGGAAGGTGATTTGCATGAGTAG
- the larB gene encoding nickel pincer cofactor biosynthesis protein LarB, whose protein sequence is MPEHHTLPEILAQVRDGTLSPTTAEQLIAGLPVDEVANLDLARTDRCGIPEVVLAEGKDTGSLIKIMHSYVRAAGRVIASRITPEQTAAVLAALPSGITADYREICRILILSDGTVPKSVGGTVAIVTAGTSDIRVAEEARAIAEEMGTAVLTAYDVGVAGIHRLFPALERLKEADIYIVCAGREGTLPSVVAGLVNKPVIGVPVSTGYGYMGHGEAALASMLQSCAAITVVNIDAGFTAGAVAARTAALIGGKK, encoded by the coding sequence ATGCCGGAACATCACACCCTCCCTGAAATACTCGCACAGGTACGGGACGGCACCCTCTCCCCAACAACCGCCGAACAGCTCATCGCAGGTCTTCCGGTGGACGAAGTCGCAAACCTTGATCTTGCCAGAACCGACCGCTGCGGCATCCCTGAAGTCGTCCTCGCCGAAGGAAAGGACACAGGTTCCCTCATCAAAATCATGCACAGCTACGTCCGTGCCGCAGGACGCGTTATTGCAAGCCGCATCACCCCCGAACAAACCGCAGCAGTACTTGCCGCTCTGCCTTCAGGCATCACCGCAGACTATCGAGAGATCTGCCGTATCCTCATTCTCTCGGACGGCACTGTCCCGAAATCCGTAGGCGGCACTGTTGCCATAGTAACCGCCGGAACCTCAGACATCCGCGTCGCAGAAGAAGCCAGAGCCATCGCCGAAGAAATGGGGACCGCTGTGCTCACAGCCTACGACGTCGGCGTTGCAGGAATTCACCGGCTCTTCCCTGCACTTGAGCGGCTCAAAGAAGCCGACATCTACATCGTCTGCGCCGGACGTGAGGGGACTCTTCCCTCAGTCGTCGCAGGCCTTGTCAACAAACCGGTCATCGGCGTTCCGGTCAGCACCGGCTACGGCTACATGGGCCACGGCGAAGCAGCTCTCGCCTCCATGCTCCAGTCCTGTGCCGCAATCACCGTCGTCAACATCGACGCAGGATTTACCGCAGGCGCAGTAGCTGCCAGAACCGCAGCACTCATCGGAGGAAAAAAATGA
- a CDS encoding AAA family ATPase, whose product MTLTKISLENVTVFQSLDLPLVNGINIFLGENGTGKTHLMKILYSACQATRPDVSFNEKLVRVFKPDNMMIQRIAQRAHGAVTAKITVFSEKANISCTFDRKTKKWDAMVSGEDRWEKQMGDLTSTFIPAKEILSNAWNLEAAVAKNNVDFDATYVDIIASAKVDISRGKDPASRKKYLEILQKITSGKVFVDNEKFYLMSGNNKLEFALVAEGIRKIALLWQLIKNGTLEHGSVLFWDEPEANINPKYIPVLVDLLLQLQKDGVQVFISTHDYLLAKYFEVKIQPGNEVIYHSLYFQDENAKKLVLCESRSVFGELTHNPIAAAYDQLLDEVFAKEWSCQE is encoded by the coding sequence ATGACGCTTACCAAGATTTCATTAGAGAATGTTACGGTATTCCAGTCGCTGGATTTACCTTTGGTGAATGGAATTAATATTTTTCTTGGAGAAAATGGTACTGGTAAGACTCATCTTATGAAAATACTCTATAGTGCTTGCCAGGCAACCAGACCAGATGTTTCTTTTAATGAGAAACTTGTCCGTGTGTTCAAACCGGACAATATGATGATCCAGAGGATTGCACAGAGGGCGCATGGAGCAGTTACTGCGAAAATTACAGTATTCTCAGAAAAAGCAAATATTTCCTGTACCTTTGATCGAAAAACGAAAAAATGGGATGCAATGGTTTCCGGAGAGGACAGATGGGAAAAGCAAATGGGAGATTTGACGAGTACTTTTATTCCGGCAAAGGAAATTTTATCGAATGCTTGGAATCTGGAGGCCGCGGTTGCAAAGAATAACGTGGATTTTGATGCAACGTACGTGGATATTATCGCGTCTGCGAAGGTGGATATTTCACGGGGAAAAGATCCAGCTAGCAGGAAGAAATATCTTGAAATTCTGCAAAAGATAACCTCTGGGAAAGTTTTCGTTGATAATGAGAAGTTCTATTTGATGTCAGGGAATAATAAACTGGAATTTGCCCTTGTTGCAGAGGGTATCCGAAAAATTGCACTACTGTGGCAGTTGATTAAGAATGGAACTCTGGAGCATGGTTCTGTTTTGTTCTGGGATGAGCCGGAAGCAAATATTAATCCGAAGTATATTCCTGTTCTGGTAGATCTGTTGTTGCAACTGCAAAAGGATGGGGTTCAGGTGTTTATTTCCACTCATGATTATCTGCTGGCGAAGTATTTTGAGGTGAAAATACAGCCTGGTAACGAGGTAATTTATCACTCTCTCTATTTTCAGGATGAGAATGCAAAAAAACTGGTGCTGTGTGAAAGCAGGAGTGTGTTCGGCGAACTGACCCATAATCCCATTGCTGCTGCATATGATCAACTTCTTGATGAGGTTTTTGCCAAGGAATGGAGTTGTCAGGAATGA
- a CDS encoding DHA2 family efflux MFS transporter permease subunit, which translates to MNVIENPLYQKLLLTAVAIGVIMDGLDGSIVNVVLPVIAADFGTDTGTISWVIITYLLMMAGFLLVFGKFADRGHIRKVFVGGFVIFTIGSAVCGLSTDLSWLLGARMFQGVGAAMIAAAAPMLCVKCLPARMLGFALGVLTMASSIGFAAGPALGGILTHYLSWHWIFLINIPIGIAAIPFALRVIPKDVPAEKKPFDLIGAVLLFAMMVFGIYALERVPHLGLSNPQIILCAAFCLIFAVLFAVRELKCRSPLINIRVFTAWKFSSVVVAFLLINVIYMGVIYLLPFYLHTGMHFDTAASGMYLLIPPALTAVLGIPIGRWSDRTGRRSFAVAACVMLILFNLIFVMIMPEMGVVPLLCALVLMGVLWGLAGGPAASRIVENAPEGERGTGSSLMAVCIYLGSVIGTALYATIFTFATSPSGTVVAFMDLDPATFLNGFHFTIFVGLGLAVLAVVLSAVVRDQKREEVEA; encoded by the coding sequence GTGAATGTCATTGAAAATCCACTCTATCAAAAACTCCTTCTGACAGCCGTTGCCATAGGTGTTATTATGGACGGACTTGACGGGTCCATCGTCAACGTTGTCCTGCCGGTGATAGCAGCGGATTTTGGAACCGACACCGGAACAATCTCCTGGGTCATCATCACCTACCTCCTCATGATGGCCGGATTTCTTCTCGTGTTCGGAAAGTTCGCCGACCGCGGCCATATCCGCAAAGTCTTCGTCGGCGGATTTGTCATCTTCACCATAGGCTCTGCGGTCTGCGGTCTTTCAACTGATCTCTCATGGCTGCTTGGGGCACGTATGTTTCAGGGCGTGGGCGCTGCAATGATTGCCGCAGCCGCCCCCATGCTCTGCGTCAAATGCCTGCCGGCACGAATGCTCGGGTTTGCTCTTGGAGTTTTAACCATGGCAAGTTCGATCGGATTTGCGGCAGGTCCGGCACTTGGAGGAATCCTCACGCATTACCTCTCCTGGCACTGGATATTTTTGATCAACATCCCAATCGGCATCGCCGCAATTCCTTTCGCTCTTCGCGTCATCCCCAAAGATGTGCCGGCAGAAAAGAAACCATTCGATCTGATCGGTGCCGTGCTGCTGTTTGCCATGATGGTCTTCGGCATCTATGCACTCGAAAGAGTTCCGCATCTGGGACTCTCCAATCCGCAGATCATTCTCTGTGCCGCATTCTGTCTGATCTTTGCCGTACTGTTTGCGGTCCGGGAGCTGAAATGCAGATCGCCTCTGATCAACATCAGAGTGTTTACCGCCTGGAAATTTTCGTCGGTCGTTGTGGCATTCCTGCTCATCAACGTGATCTACATGGGAGTCATTTACCTCCTGCCGTTCTATCTGCATACAGGAATGCATTTTGACACGGCGGCAAGCGGCATGTATCTCCTGATTCCTCCAGCACTTACGGCAGTTCTTGGAATTCCGATCGGCAGATGGTCGGACAGAACCGGACGGCGGAGCTTTGCGGTCGCTGCATGTGTTATGCTGATACTGTTCAATCTGATCTTTGTCATGATCATGCCGGAGATGGGAGTTGTTCCGCTTCTCTGTGCTCTGGTACTGATGGGGGTTCTCTGGGGTCTTGCCGGCGGACCTGCCGCAAGCCGGATTGTGGAGAATGCGCCGGAAGGAGAGCGGGGAACCGGCTCGTCACTGATGGCGGTCTGCATTTACCTCGGCAGCGTGATTGGAACCGCATTGTATGCAACAATCTTTACCTTCGCAACGTCGCCGTCCGGAACCGTGGTGGCGTTTATGGATCTGGATCCCGCAACATTTCTGAACGGATTTCATTTCACGATTTTCGTAGGTCTTGGTCTTGCGGTGCTGGCAGTAGTTCTGTCGGCGGTTGTCCGTGACCAGAAGAGAGAAGAGGTAGAGGCATGA
- a CDS encoding DUF362 domain-containing protein — protein sequence MTAVGVARCDSYERDAATAAVAKAVAAACGLPMVAGKKVLIKPNLLSDAGPNSSATTHPEIVYAVCKMVLEAGGTPIIADSPGAGIVYTPRTLRRVYERSGITAAAADLGIEPFVDTEFSEVSFPEGKMMKRFSIIRAATEADVIISVCKLKTHMFTGFSGAVKNTFGVVPGLEKPVFHSRFPKSEDFSEMLVDLNELIRPDFVVMDAVVGMEGNGPMGGEPKHCGYVFASSSIYALDVSAQKLIGMEPERIGTTAAAQRRGLLDLDFVEETGDEVVRIADFALPPTYFVPQNNTWFRRMILSRLFQMGKVYAPAPHIAKEKCIGCGQCVRICPKKAVLLREGTAGINLRNCIRCYCCHEMCQEKAIDLKRGCLGELLHKFVR from the coding sequence ATGACCGCAGTTGGTGTGGCACGATGTGATTCCTATGAGAGGGACGCGGCAACGGCAGCGGTTGCAAAGGCGGTAGCCGCGGCCTGCGGTCTGCCGATGGTTGCGGGAAAAAAAGTTCTCATAAAACCAAATCTTTTGTCTGATGCCGGACCCAACTCCTCGGCAACGACGCATCCTGAGATTGTGTATGCGGTCTGCAAAATGGTCCTTGAAGCAGGCGGGACACCAATCATTGCAGACAGTCCGGGGGCAGGTATTGTGTATACGCCGAGGACTCTGCGAAGAGTTTACGAACGGTCCGGCATTACGGCCGCAGCAGCTGATCTTGGGATTGAGCCGTTCGTTGACACAGAGTTTTCCGAGGTTTCCTTTCCGGAAGGAAAAATGATGAAACGATTTTCGATCATTCGTGCTGCAACCGAGGCGGATGTGATAATCTCGGTCTGTAAGCTGAAGACGCATATGTTCACCGGTTTTTCCGGGGCGGTGAAAAATACGTTCGGCGTAGTCCCGGGGCTGGAGAAGCCGGTGTTTCATTCAAGATTCCCAAAGTCTGAGGATTTTTCCGAGATGCTGGTGGACTTAAACGAACTCATCAGACCGGATTTTGTGGTGATGGACGCGGTTGTCGGGATGGAAGGAAACGGTCCCATGGGAGGCGAGCCAAAACATTGCGGGTACGTGTTTGCCTCCTCTTCGATCTATGCTCTTGATGTTTCGGCGCAGAAACTGATCGGTATGGAGCCGGAACGGATTGGAACAACTGCTGCTGCACAAAGACGCGGTCTTTTGGATCTGGATTTTGTGGAGGAAACCGGAGACGAAGTTGTGAGAATCGCTGACTTTGCTCTGCCGCCGACCTATTTTGTGCCGCAGAACAATACCTGGTTTCGCAGGATGATCTTATCACGCCTGTTTCAGATGGGAAAAGTCTACGCACCTGCTCCACACATTGCAAAAGAGAAATGCATCGGCTGTGGTCAGTGTGTACGAATCTGTCCGAAGAAAGCGGTTCTACTGCGGGAAGGAACGGCGGGTATAAACTTGCGAAACTGTATTCGCTGCTACTGCTGTCATGAGATGTGTCAGGAAAAAGCGATTGATCTCAAGAGAGGTTGCTTGGGCGAACTTCTCCACAAATTCGTGCGGTGA
- a CDS encoding restriction endonuclease subunit S: MKGIERRERMNLTGGKKEKWPMVRLGDVCDILDSQRVPVTESKRVKGPYPYYGANGIQDYINDYIFDGELVLLAEDGGYFGDKTRPIAYRVSGKCWVNNHAHVLRPKQDSHLDIDYLNYSLMYYDVSKLINGTTRSKLNQAAVRRMTIPLPPLPEQQRIAAVLDHISSLIALRKAQIEKLDMLVKARFVEMFGDPVKNEMGWDLRTIGSFANVVTGATPNRNNSKYYENGVVPWIKTGEIEAGYIYNSEEYISEMALTDTNCKLLPVNTIMVAMYGQGKTRGQVGILKIEAATNQACGAILPNNKYCPEYLYYHLKLEYNQLRGLGRGCQQTNLNLSIVKNFPIMDVPLDIQQRFIPVIERIENEKCICIQALEKLEIMKKSLMQEFFG, translated from the coding sequence ATGAAAGGAATTGAGAGGCGGGAGAGGATGAATCTAACGGGAGGGAAAAAGGAAAAATGGCCGATGGTGCGACTGGGGGATGTGTGTGACATTTTAGATAGCCAAAGAGTACCTGTTACCGAATCAAAAAGAGTAAAAGGTCCTTATCCATATTATGGAGCAAACGGGATTCAAGATTATATCAATGACTATATCTTTGATGGTGAATTAGTCCTGCTTGCTGAAGATGGTGGATATTTTGGGGACAAAACGCGACCTATTGCCTATCGCGTGTCTGGGAAATGTTGGGTAAATAATCATGCACATGTTCTTAGACCAAAACAAGACTCACATTTAGATATAGATTATCTCAATTATTCTCTGATGTATTATGATGTATCGAAATTAATTAATGGGACTACACGCTCAAAATTAAATCAAGCTGCAGTTAGAAGGATGACAATCCCTCTCCCTCCGCTTCCAGAGCAGCAGCGTATCGCGGCGGTCTTAGATCACATAAGTTCGCTGATAGCTCTGCGGAAGGCGCAGATAGAAAAGCTGGATATGCTGGTGAAAGCGAGGTTTGTGGAGATGTTCGGTGACCCAGTGAAGAATGAGATGGGGTGGGATCTAAGAACAATTGGATCTTTTGCCAATGTTGTTACTGGAGCAACACCCAATAGAAACAATTCAAAATATTATGAAAATGGAGTTGTCCCATGGATAAAAACAGGTGAAATTGAGGCTGGATACATTTATAATTCAGAGGAATATATTTCTGAAATGGCTCTAACAGATACTAATTGTAAGCTACTGCCCGTAAATACGATTATGGTTGCAATGTATGGCCAAGGAAAAACCCGCGGACAAGTTGGCATTCTAAAAATTGAGGCGGCAACAAACCAGGCGTGTGGAGCAATATTACCAAACAATAAATATTGTCCAGAATATCTTTATTATCATCTTAAGCTAGAATATAATCAATTAAGAGGATTAGGAAGAGGTTGCCAACAAACTAATTTAAATTTATCAATAGTAAAAAATTTTCCAATAATGGATGTACCTCTTGATATCCAACAAAGATTCATACCAGTTATAGAAAGAATAGAAAATGAAAAATGTATCTGTATCCAAGCATTGGAAAAACTAGAAATTATGAAAAAATCCCTCATGCAGGAGTTTTTTGGATGA